The genomic segment CCATGGCCCAACCGCTCAGCGAATACTTCGCGCTGGAAGCCGGCGAGTTCCTGGACCAGCTCGACGCGCTGCTGGCCAGCTCCGAGCGGCCGGACCCCATGCGCTTCTTCCGCCTTGCCCGTGGCGTGCGCGGCAGCGCCCAGCTTGCCGGCGCCACGGCCATCGCCACGGTGGCGGAGCGGTTGGAAGACGGCGCCCGCGCCATCCGCGACGGCGTGCTCCCCTGGTCGCCCGAGGTGCGCGACCGCGCCCGGGCCACGGCCGGCGACCTGCGCGCGCTGGTGATCCGCTTCGGCGCCGACTGGGCCGCGGCGGACGACGATCGCGCCCGCGCCGCCGCCGATCGCTGGATCGACGTGGCCGGCGCGCGCCGCGAGACCGGCCAGCAGGCGCCCGGCGACGAACTGTTCGGCTTCGTACGGCGCGAGATCACCGGGGTTGTCGCCGAGCTCGACCGCGTGCTCGGTGAGCTGCGCGAGAACCCCGAGGCGCGCGACCCGCTTCGCGTGGTCCTGCGGCGGATGCGTCCCGTTCGTGGCGTGGCGGGGATGGAGGTGTTGGCCCCCGTGCTGGAGGGACTGGAGGGGATCGAGGACACCGCCCACGAGATCCTGGGCCGCGCCTCCGCCGTCAGCGCCGCCGAGCTGGAGCTGCTGGGCGCCGCCCGCGATGCATTGGATGCCGCCGGCCGCACGCTGGCGAACGGGGAGCCGCCGGGCGACTCGGCCGAGCTGGTGCGCATGCGCGAGCTGCGCGACCGCGCCGACGACGCGCAGGACGCGGGCGACACCGACGTGGTGCCCATCAGCCGGCTGTTCGCGGACGGCGGCGTGGGCAACCTGGTGTCGTCGCCCATGGCGCCGGTGCCGGGCGAGGGCGGCGGGGCCTCCCCCGAGGTCGAGCAGTTCCTGCGCATCGAAGGCACCGGATTTCTGGACCGTGCCGAGGGGCTGCTGGCCAGCCTTCCCGCGCGCCCGCGCCGGTTCGGGCGGATTGCGCGCGAGGTGGCGGAACTGGCGGCCTCCGTGCGCGAGCTGGCGACCACCTACGGCGTGGCGGGGATGTCC from the Longimicrobium sp. genome contains:
- a CDS encoding Hpt domain-containing protein, with protein sequence MAQPLSEYFALEAGEFLDQLDALLASSERPDPMRFFRLARGVRGSAQLAGATAIATVAERLEDGARAIRDGVLPWSPEVRDRARATAGDLRALVIRFGADWAAADDDRARAAADRWIDVAGARRETGQQAPGDELFGFVRREITGVVAELDRVLGELRENPEARDPLRVVLRRMRPVRGVAGMEVLAPVLEGLEGIEDTAHEILGRASAVSAAELELLGAARDALDAAGRTLANGEPPGDSAELVRMRELRDRADDAQDAGDTDVVPISRLFADGGVGNLVSSPMAPVPGEGGGASPEVEQFLRIEGTGFLDRAEGLLASLPARPRRFGRIAREVAELAASVRELATTYGVAGMSAAADLAATRVGASTTPDEAREALRTLRYALPGAPPPPAAESLPAPDVAAQPAEPAATAAAPAASTLAAEEEGVVPVETLLYDPGDAFRVALSLRGRIEQLAAGENGPALTEALDELFGLVQLAMGAPS